The Bacteriovorax sp. PP10 nucleotide sequence ACTGGTCTCCATATTTAATGGCCGCTCTTGGTTTAATTTATTTAATCGGAAGAGTTTTGTACTTCAGAGCGTACGTTACAAGTAAAAAAAGAACGATTCCTTTTTTAATGGGACTTATTCCCATTCTTATTTTTTTAATCCTGGGAATTCTGGGAAGTATGAGAGCGCTGATCAATGTCTAAAATACCTTACTTCGCATACGGCTCTAATATGAATCTCTCACAAATGTTAGAGCGCTGCCCTCATTCAGAAAAAATCGGCATAGGGTTTATGAACGATGCTGAGGTTTTTTTTCCAAGTTTTTACGAACCGTGGAATAGCGGAATGGCCGGGTATAAATCTTCACCTGGAAATAAAATGTGGGGAGTGATTTTTAATCTCGACGAGCGCGACCTTGAAGTCATGCGTGACTATGAAGACTATGTTCCAGGAAGAGAAGCACACTTAAACAACTACAACGAAGTCATGGTTGATATTATTTCCAATGATGAAGTCATCAAATGCATGACTTATGAATCAATCATCACGGGGAATTATAGGCCATCATTAAAATACCTTCAGGGCATTATTCACGGGGCCACTGAAAATAATTTACCTGAAGAGTACATCGAAAAACTTTCTCAAGTCCTTTAGTGTGTTTGTTACAAATTAGTAACATCAATATTTATCACTCATTCTAGTGACTTAAAAATCTATCAAAAAAAGCGAATCATTTGGACAATATTGTGCATTTTTAGGATTCGAACTTGCATGGAAGAATACATTAAGCGGCCTTTATAAAACCGTTACATGTATTAACTTCACTAGGAGAAAAATATGAACTCTACAATTTTAGCAACAGCTGCTGCTATTGGAATTACAGCGGGCACAACAGGTCATGCAATGACTATGGCAGAGATCGGAAAATTAAAACCACCATTTGTCTTAGCAGCACTTCCATATGCGGCCGGATCTCTTGCTCCAACGATTGATCAAAAGACAATGGAAATTCACCATGGCAAACATCATAAGACTTACATTGATAATTTAAATAAACTGGTTGCGGCCGAAAAAGACAAAAAAGATTTGTTATCTATTCTGACTCACTTAAAAGGTAGAGAAGCAGGAGTGAGAAACAATGCCGGTGGACACTGGAACCACACATTTTTCTGGAGCGTTTTAACTCCTGAGAAAGAAAACCAAAAAATGCCAGAGAGATTAGCAAAAGAAATTACAGCACAGTTTGGTTCTGTTGATAAATTCAAAGAAGAGTTTCAAAAAGCAGGGGCCGCTCAATTTGGTTCAGGTTGGGCCTGGCTAATTAGAGATGCCAACGGAAAACTTGCCATCACGACAACGAGTAATCAGGACAACCCATTAATGGATATCGCAGAGACAAAAGGGAGACCGATTTTCACTGTGGACGTCTGGGAGCACGCTTATTACTTAACTTACCAAAATATGCGCGCTGATTACTTAAAGTCAGTTTGGAACGTAGTTAACTGGAATCAAGTAGATGCTTACGATAGAGAAGTGACTGCTCACTAAAAAATCTTATCATCACAGGGGCCCTGGCCTCTGTGATCATAGACAAAAGGTCCGCCAGATAGTAAATATTTTCCATGGAAAAAAAGTTTTATCTGGGGCTTGATGTCGGCGGGACTAAAGTTGAAGGCGCGATCGCATTATTAGATGAGAGTTCGCACTCGATTGCTGTTTTAGCTAAAAAAAGAATTGCATGTATTCAGGAAGTGACGCCATTTATGGAGTCATTAGTTCAGTTGATTCAAGATCTTCTCACAGAGGCGGCCTTATCTTTAACTGATCTTAGAGCGATTGGAATTGGTCTTCCGGGAACGATTCACCCTAAGACAAAAATCATGTTAAACGGCAACACTCAATTTCTTATTGGTGTTGAAGTTCTAAACACTCTTCAACAAAAATTAAATACCGATATTCCCATCGTCGTTCAAAACGACGCCAATCTTTTTGCCCTAGCAGAAGCATGGGGTGGAGCAGGTAAACACTACGCCATGGCCCGTGGAGTCCCTTTCAGTGAACAAATTGTCATCGGTGTAACATTGGGAACTGGTGTTGGTGGAGGATTTGTTTCAAAAGGACAAATCTTAAATGGTGCACATGGATCTGCTTTGGAAGTGGGGCATATTGTTCTTCATTCGGGAGGAAATAAATGCTACTGCGGACAACAAGGTTGCTCAGAAACTTATTTATCAGGAACAGCAATTAATAAGAAAATGGATTCAAAGGTTCTCTTTGAAAAAGCAAACAAAGGTGAAGCCGATGTTCTGCAGACCATGATCGATTACCGCATCGACCTGGTTCAGTTCTTAAGTATTTTAAACAATCTCTTCAACCCACATTACATCGTTTTCGGTGGGGGATTGTCTGCTCAAAAAGTTTTATTCGAAGACTTAAAAACAGACCTGGAAGAAAATATTTTCCTTTCAAAAGAGTACTGCCCTGACATTTATATAAACCATCTGGGTGACAGTGCCGGACTATTTGGGGCCATGATTTATGCTAACGAAATTCTTTCTTAGTTTTTTAGTATTATGTCTTCAAAGCACTTTTGCTTCTGACGTTCTTATCTGGACTTCAAACGAAGGTGCCGCTAAAGCAATCAATGAAATCAAAGTTGATTACGAAAAAGAGTACAAACAAAAAATCATTGTAGAAGTTTTAAATAAAGACTTAACATCACTTTTTAAAACGGCCGCTTTGACTGGCAAAGGCCCCGATATTTTATTATGGGCCAATGATGTAAGCGGCGAGCTTGCTCAATCAGGATTAGTGGAACCACTTGATGAATTGCCATTTTTAACTGAAAACTTTCTTCCTGTTTCACTTAAAGCATTTAAGTACAAAGGAAGACTTTACGGTTACCCATACGCAGTTGAATCATTGGCACTTTTCTACAATAAGAACATGATTAAAACTCCACCTTCGAGCTTTGAAGAGATCGAACAAATCGCTCTTAAAATTAATAATCCTGCAAAAAAGATTTATGGATTTTTATACGACTTCAAAACATTTTTCTTCTCATTTCCAATTTTGAACGCGAGTGGCGGATATATTTTTGGTGAAGACGCAAATGGATTAAATTCAAAAGACATCGGTATCACTCATCAAGGCTTTATTGATGGATTAACTTTCCTTCAAGGCCTAAACACAAAAGGAATCATTCCCTCATCAACTGACCGCGGGATTGCTTTTGAGAATTTTAAATCAAATAAATTAGCATTCATGATTGATGGCCCATGGGCGATTAAAGACCTAAATGAAAGCCGCGTGAATTATGGCATCGCTGTCCTTCCAACATTCAAAGGCAAAGTCGCAAAACCTTTTGTCGGTGTTCACGGATTCATGGTGAGAAGATCGAGTACCAATAAATTGCGTGCAAAAGAATTCATCGAAAAATTTCTTCTCTCGAAGAAAGGAATCACCACTTTTTACAAGTTCGATAACCGTGCTCCGGCCAGAATTGATGTCCTGGATGAACTCTCAAAAACTGACCCCAAGGTCGAAATTTTAAAGAGAAGTGCCGAAAATGGTGTTGCTATGCCCAATATTCCTCAAATGGGTTCTGTCTGGACAGCTATGGGCAAAGCGTTAAGTCTGAGTTTGGAACAGAAAATGCCAGCAAAAGAGGCCTTAAACCTCGTGGTTAACCAAATCAAATAGCTATTTTTTACATTCACACCTCTAATAGGATTTTTGTTTTTTCAAATAGCGTTCCTCCGCGTATATAAGGTGAACTTATATTATCTATTAAGGAAAGAGCGATGAAACTAAACTATAAAGTTTTATGCCTAACATTTTGTTTTGTTATGATTGGGTTGGCCCAAGCTGCAACTCCATTCAAAGACGATTGGACTCAAACTTTTTATACAGATGATTCTTCAGTCTATTTAACTTTGTATCCAGATGGATTTAAACAATTAATCCGCGTGAATGCAGAATCATGTCAGCAAATTTCTAAAGTCAGTATCGTTTTAAAAAACGATTCAAAAAATAAATTCAATACGACTACAAAGTTCAAAGCACTAACAACTCCAACTGTTCCCAAAATTTATGGTTTAGATGCAGCTGATTATTGTTGGTACGAAGTAGAGGTGAGAAACCTCACATCAATCAATGGATTAAAATACGTTATTCAGATTGATGACACTCACAGTGGCTCTCCTTATTTCTTCAAGGGAATCACAAACTCACTTATTCCACTTTACCGTTTAACTCAAAACTCTGCTATCGATGCATGGATTGATCTTGGATCTTTCGGGGCCACTCCAGTTGTTGGTGGTGGTGTGTATTTTAAAATCTGGGAGCCTCTTTCAGATGAAGTGCACCTGTTTTTAAATGCTGATAAACCAGTTAAACTTTTTTCAGAGTACCCGTTAAATGATGAGCGCCGTTACCACTACGCTTACATGAAAGCAGCTAACATCAAAGACAAGTATCACTACCAGTTCGTTAAAGGTGGTAACTACGAAACTCTTGAAGTGGCAAACTTCGATACATTCAGTCCCATTAAAATTGATCCAATGGCCAGAGAGCTTGTGTACGATAACAAAGGTGGACGCTTTAACGGTTACATCAATCCTCGCGGAGTGATTGCCCGTGACAACGAATACACTTGGAAAAACGACGCTGCTTTTAATGGCATGACGGCACTTGATTACAATAACTGGATCATCTATCAGTTATGGCCTTTAACGTTTAACCCGAAAGAAATTGACGGAGCTTACGTTCAAGGAAAATTCTTAGATATCATTCCAAAAATTCCTTACCTGAGTGACCTTGGGGTCAATGCAGTTGAGCTTCTTCCTGTTCATGAAAGCAGATTTAATGCTTCATGGGGATACGCTTTGGATTCATTAATCATTTTAGAAAACACGCTTGGAACAAAAGCGGATATGAAAAAATTGGTGGATGAACTTCACGCTAAAAAAATGCGCGTGCTCTTCGATGTTGTTATCAATCACGTCAATAACACTCTTTTAAGAGAGCCAATCAACGAAACAAATAAAACGTCTAAGTTCTACGGTGGGGACACTGCCTGGGGGCCACAGCCGCGTTTTGAGAGTGTGTGGGTAAGAAAGTGGATCACTGATTCATTAATCCATTTAATCACTGAGTATCACCTTGATGGATTCCGTTTTGATATGACGGATTCAATTTTCAATAACACCAAAGGTGGATATCGTTTTCTTCAAGAATTAACTTACTTAATCAGACAAAACTCGCCGAACTTCTATAACTCAGCTGAGCAGCTTCCAAACAATGTTTGGGTCACATACCCAATCTCTGAAAATGGATTAGGCTTTGATGCTCAATGGAACGATAGATTTAAAAACTTCTTCGAGCTTGAATTCGATCACTACTCGGAAGGAAGCCGCTCGATTGACCTGACTTTTTTAGGTCAT carries:
- a CDS encoding gamma-glutamylcyclotransferase family protein, which produces MSKIPYFAYGSNMNLSQMLERCPHSEKIGIGFMNDAEVFFPSFYEPWNSGMAGYKSSPGNKMWGVIFNLDERDLEVMRDYEDYVPGREAHLNNYNEVMVDIISNDEVIKCMTYESIITGNYRPSLKYLQGIIHGATENNLPEEYIEKLSQVL
- a CDS encoding superoxide dismutase, translated to MNSTILATAAAIGITAGTTGHAMTMAEIGKLKPPFVLAALPYAAGSLAPTIDQKTMEIHHGKHHKTYIDNLNKLVAAEKDKKDLLSILTHLKGREAGVRNNAGGHWNHTFFWSVLTPEKENQKMPERLAKEITAQFGSVDKFKEEFQKAGAAQFGSGWAWLIRDANGKLAITTTSNQDNPLMDIAETKGRPIFTVDVWEHAYYLTYQNMRADYLKSVWNVVNWNQVDAYDREVTAH
- a CDS encoding ROK family protein, which encodes MEKKFYLGLDVGGTKVEGAIALLDESSHSIAVLAKKRIACIQEVTPFMESLVQLIQDLLTEAALSLTDLRAIGIGLPGTIHPKTKIMLNGNTQFLIGVEVLNTLQQKLNTDIPIVVQNDANLFALAEAWGGAGKHYAMARGVPFSEQIVIGVTLGTGVGGGFVSKGQILNGAHGSALEVGHIVLHSGGNKCYCGQQGCSETYLSGTAINKKMDSKVLFEKANKGEADVLQTMIDYRIDLVQFLSILNNLFNPHYIVFGGGLSAQKVLFEDLKTDLEENIFLSKEYCPDIYINHLGDSAGLFGAMIYANEILS
- the malE gene encoding maltose/maltodextrin ABC transporter substrate-binding protein MalE; this encodes MLTKFFLSFLVLCLQSTFASDVLIWTSNEGAAKAINEIKVDYEKEYKQKIIVEVLNKDLTSLFKTAALTGKGPDILLWANDVSGELAQSGLVEPLDELPFLTENFLPVSLKAFKYKGRLYGYPYAVESLALFYNKNMIKTPPSSFEEIEQIALKINNPAKKIYGFLYDFKTFFFSFPILNASGGYIFGEDANGLNSKDIGITHQGFIDGLTFLQGLNTKGIIPSSTDRGIAFENFKSNKLAFMIDGPWAIKDLNESRVNYGIAVLPTFKGKVAKPFVGVHGFMVRRSSTNKLRAKEFIEKFLLSKKGITTFYKFDNRAPARIDVLDELSKTDPKVEILKRSAENGVAMPNIPQMGSVWTAMGKALSLSLEQKMPAKEALNLVVNQIK
- a CDS encoding alpha-amylase family glycosyl hydrolase encodes the protein MKLNYKVLCLTFCFVMIGLAQAATPFKDDWTQTFYTDDSSVYLTLYPDGFKQLIRVNAESCQQISKVSIVLKNDSKNKFNTTTKFKALTTPTVPKIYGLDAADYCWYEVEVRNLTSINGLKYVIQIDDTHSGSPYFFKGITNSLIPLYRLTQNSAIDAWIDLGSFGATPVVGGGVYFKIWEPLSDEVHLFLNADKPVKLFSEYPLNDERRYHYAYMKAANIKDKYHYQFVKGGNYETLEVANFDTFSPIKIDPMARELVYDNKGGRFNGYINPRGVIARDNEYTWKNDAAFNGMTALDYNNWIIYQLWPLTFNPKEIDGAYVQGKFLDIIPKIPYLSDLGVNAVELLPVHESRFNASWGYALDSLIILENTLGTKADMKKLVDELHAKKMRVLFDVVINHVNNTLLREPINETNKTSKFYGGDTAWGPQPRFESVWVRKWITDSLIHLITEYHLDGFRFDMTDSIFNNTKGGYRFLQELTYLIRQNSPNFYNSAEQLPNNVWVTYPISENGLGFDAQWNDRFKNFFELEFDHYSEGSRSIDLTFLGHSMQGLSDHQMTPGVWYPFGHPQRTVNYLGSHDFIGNKDPLIRIVSKYRSSETEDNNVFSRVNPLEEPGDLRIPFRTIHNQFSHAATRLAYGILFTKPGASLFYQGEELAQDLNIQNEWDYVDAQKGNRFPSKNVNINKYVRSHRMPWYYNDLAGGKRGPLLNFTTEAEASLFAGHKTFFKEMIKFKKNNPEINNQDAQNVRIDNGSKTFSYELRTSTANYFVVGNFNVDNGGAWVQFPGDNKTWWTEVMNSSLSKYGGDDERFQNIISNLGGRKNLLRLKGPGFYIFKAGATSTISKKLYFRTLALNWLANEETELKVNPANSDELIIELAFAKAQTIDFKLGTKNWEADFGKSNDSKAVKSLLSGSMTYIPNSANIKATVAAGKYLFKFNIKSYAYSLEKL